From Bdellovibrionota bacterium, one genomic window encodes:
- the rplE gene encoding 50S ribosomal protein L5, with amino-acid sequence MNRLQEKYRKEVVPGLQKEFQFKSAMQVPKLDKIVINMCVGEATKNPKLIEIAVAELTQITGQKPVIARAKKAISNFKLREGMPIGCYVTLRREKMWAFIDRLVNLALPRVRDFKGVSAKGFDGRGNYNMGLKEQIVWPEINFDRVDQTRGMNITICTTANNDDQGKALLTALGVPFRQ; translated from the coding sequence GTGAACCGTTTACAAGAAAAATATAGAAAAGAAGTAGTTCCTGGTTTGCAAAAGGAATTTCAATTTAAGAGCGCGATGCAAGTTCCAAAATTGGATAAAATCGTTATCAACATGTGTGTTGGTGAAGCGACTAAAAATCCAAAGTTGATTGAAATTGCAGTAGCTGAATTAACTCAAATTACTGGTCAAAAGCCAGTTATCGCTAGAGCTAAGAAAGCTATCTCAAACTTTAAATTGAGAGAGGGAATGCCAATTGGTTGCTACGTAACTTTGAGACGTGAGAAAATGTGGGCATTCATTGATCGTTTAGTGAATCTTGCTTTACCACGCGTAAGAGATTTCAAAGGCGTTTCTGCAAAAGGTTTTGACGGCCGCGGGAACTACAACATGGGTTTAAAAGAACAGATCGTATGGCCGGAAATTAATTTCGACAGAGTAGATCAAACTCGTGGAATGAACATTACAATTTGTACAACAGCTAACAACGATGACCAAGGTAAAGCGCTACTAACAGCCCTTGGCGTTCCATTTAGACAGTAG
- the rplN gene encoding 50S ribosomal protein L14: MIQMQTRLKVADNSGAKEVQCIKVIGGSKRRTASVGDIIVVSIKEALPNSKVKKGDVAKAVIVRTIHKVRRVDGSYIRFDDNSAVLIKADKEPIGTRIFGPVARELRAKQFVKIISLAPEVL, translated from the coding sequence ATGATTCAGATGCAAACTCGTTTAAAGGTTGCTGACAACTCTGGTGCAAAGGAAGTCCAATGCATTAAAGTTATCGGTGGATCTAAGAGAAGAACAGCTTCAGTAGGGGACATCATTGTTGTTTCTATTAAAGAAGCTCTTCCTAATTCAAAAGTAAAAAAAGGTGACGTTGCTAAGGCTGTGATTGTTAGAACAATTCACAAGGTTCGTAGAGTGGATGGAAGTTACATCCGTTTTGATGACAACTCAGCAGTATTAATTAAAGCAGATAAAGAACCAATCGGGACACGTATTTTCGGCCCCGTAGCAAGAGAACTTAGAGCGAAGCAATTCGTGAAGATTATTTCTCTAGCTCCAGAAGTGTTATAA
- the rpsQ gene encoding 30S ribosomal protein S17, whose protein sequence is MSSAHTHTEGRGRRNERTGVVVSDKADKTIKVEIDRLVKHTRYGKYMRSHAKFTAHDEKNEAKMGDKVLIVETRPLSKTKRWKLVSVIEKSVQEGV, encoded by the coding sequence ATGTCGTCAGCTCATACACATACTGAAGGTAGAGGAAGAAGAAACGAGAGAACTGGAGTCGTTGTTAGCGATAAGGCTGATAAAACGATTAAAGTTGAGATTGACCGTTTGGTTAAGCACACTCGTTACGGAAAATACATGAGATCACACGCTAAATTTACAGCTCATGATGAGAAAAATGAAGCAAAAATGGGTGATAAAGTTTTGATCGTAGAAACTCGTCCTTTGAGCAAAACAAAAAGATGGAAGCTTGTATCTGTAATTGAAAAATCAGTTCAAGAGGGAGTGTAA
- the rpmC gene encoding 50S ribosomal protein L29, protein MENKEIKNLSLEQLNKKAQEVRKSLFELRMKNTVGQLNNPIQIRDTRKTVARIMTAIIAAKNAAPVAKKAPKAAPKAKAPNKSGTKKVTKTKKVTKK, encoded by the coding sequence ATGGAAAACAAAGAAATTAAAAACTTATCGTTAGAACAACTGAACAAGAAGGCTCAAGAAGTTAGAAAAAGCTTATTTGAGTTACGTATGAAGAACACGGTTGGACAATTGAACAATCCAATCCAAATCAGAGATACAAGAAAGACAGTTGCTAGAATTATGACAGCTATCATAGCCGCTAAAAATGCAGCACCAGTTGCAAAGAAAGCTCCGAAAGCTGCTCCTAAAGCAAAAGCTCCTAATAAAAGCGGAACGAAAAAAGTTACTAAAACTAAAAAAGTTACTAAGAAATAA
- the rplP gene encoding 50S ribosomal protein L16, which produces MLSPKRVKHRKQHKGRRKGIAHRGSTLNFGDFGLQTVEDGWITDRQIEASRIAISRSIKRGGKVWIRIFPDKSVTKKPAETRMGSGKGNPEFWVASVRPGRILFEMNGVTREQAFEAFRLAGHKLPLKTRFLERE; this is translated from the coding sequence GTGCTTAGTCCAAAAAGAGTAAAACATAGAAAACAACATAAAGGCAGAAGAAAAGGTATTGCTCACAGAGGGAGTACTTTGAATTTTGGAGATTTTGGTCTTCAAACTGTTGAAGATGGTTGGATTACTGATCGTCAAATTGAAGCAAGTCGTATTGCTATCAGCCGCTCTATCAAAAGAGGCGGAAAAGTTTGGATCAGAATTTTCCCAGATAAATCTGTAACAAAAAAACCAGCTGAAACTCGTATGGGTAGCGGTAAAGGTAATCCGGAATTTTGGGTTGCTTCAGTAAGACCAGGAAGAATCCTGTTTGAAATGAACGGTGTAACAAGAGAACAAGCTTTTGAAGCTTTCAGACTCGCGGGGCACAAGCTTCCTTTAAAAACTAGATTCCTTGAGAGAGAATAA
- the rpsC gene encoding 30S ribosomal protein S3, translated as MGQKVNPIGLRVGVIRTWDSRWFAKGNLYAQQVHEDFKLRKYIKAKLKHAGVARIEMERAANKVKIVISTARPGVVIGKKGTGIDQLKAEVQKLTKNEVFLNIHEVRKPDMDAQLISENIALQLEKRISWRRAVKKAIQAGIKVGVRGIKIKVGGRLDGAEIARVEWYNEKSVPLHTLRADIDYGTAEALTTYGLIGVKVWVYKGDILTAKEVSEGSRA; from the coding sequence GTGGGTCAAAAGGTTAATCCAATTGGTTTACGCGTAGGCGTTATTAGAACTTGGGATTCTCGTTGGTTTGCTAAAGGCAATTTGTATGCTCAGCAGGTTCATGAAGATTTCAAACTAAGAAAATACATAAAAGCAAAATTAAAACACGCTGGTGTTGCTCGTATTGAAATGGAAAGAGCAGCTAATAAAGTGAAGATTGTAATCTCAACAGCTCGTCCAGGTGTTGTTATCGGCAAAAAAGGAACTGGAATTGATCAGTTAAAAGCTGAAGTTCAAAAGCTGACAAAGAATGAAGTGTTTTTGAACATTCACGAAGTTCGTAAGCCAGATATGGATGCACAATTGATTTCAGAAAACATCGCTCTTCAATTAGAAAAGCGTATTTCTTGGAGAAGAGCTGTTAAAAAAGCTATTCAAGCGGGAATTAAAGTTGGTGTAAGAGGAATTAAAATTAAAGTTGGCGGAAGACTTGATGGTGCAGAAATCGCAAGAGTTGAATGGTACAACGAAAAGTCTGTTCCATTGCACACATTGAGAGCGGATATTGATTATGGAACAGCAGAAGCTTTAACAACATACGGTTTAATTGGAGTTAAAGTTTGGGTTTACAAAGGTGATATTTTAACTGCTAAGGAAGTTTCGGAGGGCAGCCGTGCTTAG
- the rplV gene encoding 50S ribosomal protein L22 has protein sequence MEVKAYLRFARVSAQKARLVADLVRGKDVNEALKTLSFTNKKSALMMKKLIESAVANAEQKQVIDVDNLFVKHISVDAGPHIKRYMPRAQGRAAEIRKRTAHINLALEER, from the coding sequence ATGGAAGTAAAAGCTTATTTAAGATTTGCAAGAGTGAGTGCGCAGAAGGCAAGACTAGTTGCTGATCTGGTGCGTGGAAAAGATGTTAACGAGGCTCTTAAGACGTTGTCATTCACAAATAAAAAATCTGCATTGATGATGAAAAAACTGATCGAGTCTGCTGTAGCAAACGCAGAACAAAAACAAGTTATCGATGTGGATAATTTATTCGTAAAACACATCTCGGTTGATGCTGGCCCACATATCAAAAGATATATGCCAAGAGCACAAGGTAGAGCAGCAGAGATCAGAAAAAGAACCGCACACATCAACTTAGCATTGGAAGAGAGGTAA
- the rpsS gene encoding 30S ribosomal protein S19: protein MARSIKKGPFVDQHVLKKINTANDTNNKKVIKTWSRRSVIIPDAVGLTFAVHNGKKFIPVYITENMIGHKLGEFAPTRTFHGHSAVKKAEVTKS from the coding sequence GTGGCTAGATCGATAAAAAAAGGTCCATTTGTAGACCAACATGTACTTAAAAAAATTAATACTGCAAATGACACTAACAATAAAAAAGTTATTAAAACTTGGTCACGTCGTTCAGTGATCATCCCTGATGCTGTCGGATTAACATTCGCAGTTCACAACGGGAAAAAGTTTATCCCTGTTTACATTACAGAAAACATGATTGGACACAAACTTGGTGAATTTGCACCAACTAGAACATTCCATGGTCACTCTGCGGTTAAAAAAGCAGAAGTAACGAAGTCGTAA
- the rplB gene encoding 50S ribosomal protein L2 has product MGIKTYRPTTDSRRHMTGFDFSEITKDKPEKSLTSKLMKNAGRNNHGQITVRHQGGGHKRKYRLVDFKRVKTDIPAKVAAIEYDPNRSVRIALISYADGEKAYILAPVGLSVGDQVISSETADIKPGNSLKLESIPVGTIIHGIEVRPGKGAQIVRSAGSGASLVSKEGQYCLVKLPSGEVRKILSVCRAAIGQLGNTDHENIKIGKAGRNRWKGIRPSVRGMAMNPVDHPLGGGEGVGKGHHPVTPWGQPCRGYKTRNNKRTNTFIVKRRK; this is encoded by the coding sequence ATGGGCATCAAGACATACCGTCCAACCACAGATTCTAGAAGACACATGACTGGTTTTGATTTCTCTGAAATCACAAAAGATAAACCAGAAAAGTCACTGACGTCGAAGTTGATGAAGAACGCGGGTAGAAATAACCACGGTCAAATTACAGTAAGACATCAAGGTGGCGGTCATAAAAGAAAATATAGATTAGTAGATTTCAAAAGAGTTAAGACTGATATTCCGGCAAAGGTTGCAGCAATTGAATACGATCCAAACAGATCAGTTCGTATCGCTTTGATCAGCTATGCTGACGGGGAAAAGGCTTATATTTTAGCTCCAGTTGGATTGAGTGTGGGTGATCAGGTAATCTCTAGCGAAACAGCGGATATCAAGCCTGGAAATTCACTAAAATTAGAAAGTATCCCAGTTGGTACAATCATTCATGGAATCGAAGTGAGACCTGGAAAAGGTGCTCAAATCGTTCGTTCTGCTGGGAGTGGAGCATCTCTGGTTTCTAAAGAAGGGCAATACTGTTTAGTAAAATTACCTTCTGGTGAAGTCAGAAAAATCCTTAGTGTTTGCAGAGCTGCAATCGGACAATTAGGAAATACAGATCACGAAAATATTAAAATTGGTAAAGCAGGAAGAAACCGTTGGAAAGGTATTAGACCTTCAGTTCGCGGTATGGCGATGAACCCAGTTGATCACCCACTCGGTGGTGGTGAAGGTGTTGGTAAAGGTCACCATCCGGTAACTCCTTGGGGGCAACCTTGCAGGGGTTATAAAACTAGAAACAATAAGCGTACAAATACGTTTATTGTTAAGAGACGTAAATAA
- the rplW gene encoding 50S ribosomal protein L23 — MFDIIKRPLVTEKNTVYSAMNTYVFEVDKKADKKQIKVAIEKAFNVKVDEVRTQICRNRARRTGAKVSAVRYWKKAFVKLQDGEKIGLFEGA; from the coding sequence ATGTTTGATATTATCAAGCGTCCTCTCGTAACAGAAAAAAACACAGTTTATTCAGCAATGAACACTTATGTTTTTGAAGTTGATAAGAAGGCTGACAAAAAACAAATTAAAGTAGCTATTGAAAAAGCGTTCAACGTAAAAGTTGACGAAGTTAGAACACAGATTTGCCGTAATAGAGCCAGAAGAACTGGAGCTAAAGTGAGTGCTGTCCGTTATTGGAAAAAAGCATTTGTTAAGCTTCAAGATGGTGAAAAAATCGGTCTGTTTGAGGGAGCATAA
- the rplD gene encoding 50S ribosomal protein L4 produces the protein MAIKLPVLGWNKKEVGEVSVPKEIFGADVRKDILQVVVKWQLACRRQGTHSTLEKGDVRGGGKKPFKQKGTGNARQGSSRSPLNPGGGVIFGPKPRDYSYSLPKQLKKAGLRSALSYLHKEGRFFVVKDMTSKEGKAKELATRLQEFGVAKALLVDQTADVKFARATRNLKNYRYTKVDGLNVFDLLKYDAAVVTESSLEKILARCGEGK, from the coding sequence ATGGCAATCAAATTACCTGTATTAGGTTGGAACAAAAAAGAAGTTGGAGAAGTTTCTGTACCAAAAGAAATCTTCGGTGCGGACGTTAGAAAAGATATTCTTCAAGTTGTAGTAAAATGGCAGTTAGCTTGCCGTAGACAAGGCACTCACAGCACTCTTGAAAAAGGCGATGTTCGTGGTGGCGGAAAAAAGCCGTTTAAGCAAAAAGGAACTGGTAACGCTCGTCAGGGTTCTAGTAGATCTCCATTGAATCCGGGTGGAGGAGTAATCTTTGGACCAAAACCAAGAGATTATTCTTACAGCTTGCCTAAGCAACTAAAAAAAGCAGGGTTAAGATCAGCGCTTTCATACCTACATAAAGAAGGAAGATTTTTTGTTGTAAAAGATATGACTTCTAAAGAAGGTAAAGCAAAAGAACTTGCAACAAGATTACAAGAGTTCGGAGTAGCAAAAGCATTATTGGTTGACCAAACTGCTGATGTAAAATTCGCAAGAGCTACTCGTAACCTCAAAAATTATAGATACACAAAAGTTGATGGATTGAATGTATTCGATCTATTAAAGTACGACGCAGCCGTTGTTACAGAGTCTTCTCTTGAGAAGATTTTGGCTCGCTGTGGAGAAGGGAAATAG
- the rplC gene encoding 50S ribosomal protein L3 — MTEQEVTTEETNTEAAAPSQDKQSNELKLDGIYAFKMGMMTIYGDDGAVIPVTALKYDPLFVSQVKTKEKDGYEAVQVSFKPKPARTSNNAELTLCRKAGFENAAYFSKEVRQALPEGVTVGQKVSIDSLPKGTSVRIVAKSKGRGFTGVMKRHNFKGGPAAHGSKFHRKPGSVGMRTWPGRVLKGRKLPGQFGDEQTTVKNVQIVDVIPSENVILVKGPVPGAMNTLVRLMKE, encoded by the coding sequence ATGACTGAACAAGAAGTAACAACAGAAGAAACTAATACAGAAGCAGCTGCTCCTTCGCAAGACAAGCAAAGCAATGAGCTTAAGCTTGATGGGATCTATGCTTTCAAAATGGGTATGATGACTATTTATGGTGATGACGGAGCGGTTATACCTGTGACTGCATTAAAATACGATCCATTATTTGTTTCGCAAGTTAAAACAAAAGAAAAAGACGGATACGAAGCAGTTCAAGTATCTTTCAAGCCAAAGCCAGCGAGAACTTCAAACAACGCTGAACTTACTCTTTGCAGAAAGGCTGGATTCGAAAATGCAGCTTATTTTTCAAAAGAAGTAAGGCAGGCACTTCCAGAAGGTGTAACGGTTGGGCAAAAAGTTTCAATCGACTCTCTTCCAAAAGGCACAAGCGTTAGAATCGTAGCTAAGTCCAAAGGACGTGGATTCACTGGCGTTATGAAAAGACATAACTTCAAAGGCGGTCCTGCAGCCCATGGTTCTAAGTTCCACAGAAAGCCAGGTTCAGTGGGTATGAGAACATGGCCGGGTAGAGTTCTAAAAGGTAGAAAGCTTCCGGGTCAATTCGGTGACGAACAAACAACAGTTAAAAATGTACAAATCGTGGATGTTATCCCAAGCGAAAACGTTATTTTAGTAAAGGGGCCGGTTCCAGGAGCTATGAACACCCTTGTAAGATTGATGAAAGAGTAG
- the rpsJ gene encoding 30S ribosomal protein S10, translated as MQSQKIRIRLKAFDHKLLDQSTKEIVDTARRTGARVAGPIPLPTRINRYTVLRSPHVDKKSREQFEIRTHKRLLDILEPSQQTVDQLMKLDLSAGVDVEIKLSVV; from the coding sequence ATGCAAAGTCAGAAAATTCGAATTCGTTTAAAAGCTTTCGATCATAAACTTCTCGATCAATCAACGAAGGAAATCGTAGATACAGCAAGAAGAACTGGTGCAAGAGTAGCGGGCCCAATCCCTCTTCCGACTCGTATCAACAGATACACAGTTTTGAGATCGCCACACGTTGATAAAAAATCAAGAGAACAATTCGAAATCAGAACACACAAAAGATTGCTCGACATTTTAGAACCATCACAACAAACAGTAGACCAACTCATGAAGTTAGATCTATCTGCTGGTGTAGATGTAGAAATCAAGTTGTCAGTGGTATAG
- the fusA gene encoding elongation factor G, whose translation MSFLDPKNRDELRWTRNIGIMAHIDAGKTTTTERILYYTGRNYKVGEVHEGNTTMDWMEQEQERGITITAAATTTQWKDYRINIIDTPGHVDFTIEVERSLRVLDGAIAVFDAVNGVEPQSETVWRQADKHKVPRICFVNKMDRVGADYKMSYESIVSKLAANPVPVQMPLGAEDQYKGVIDLMNMKAQIWQGDGVDAKFSEQPIPEDLKADATEARNFMIEKIADLDDKLMEKYLGGEEPTVAELKAVLRAATIALKAFPVFCGSAFKNKGVQSLLDGVIDYLPSPIEVPDMEGMDVKDHDKKILCKTDFDEEPVALAFKLMTDSYGVLTFIRVYSGVIAPGSYLLNPGKDKKERISNIVKMHANSREEVKELKAGDIGAVLGLKYTYTGDTICSTKRPVLLENIKFPEPVISSAIEAKSIEDQKKLVDALIKLQQEDPSFRVRNDAETGQQLISGMGELHLEIIVDRLKREHKVNVNQGKPQVSYREAITKAATAEGKFIRQSGGHGQYGDCTIKIEPLEQGKGFIFKNDIKQGTIPAEFIPAIEQGVRESMENGVLAGYQVNDVKVTLLHGSFHEVDSSEVAFKIAGSMAFKEAARNAGPQLLEPISRLEIITPEEFMGSIIGDLNSRRGKVHRMDPRGNAQVIKAEAPLATLFGYATDIRSMSQGRATFTLEPSHYAPVPSKIQEEILTRLGRI comes from the coding sequence GTGTCGTTTTTAGACCCCAAAAATCGTGATGAGTTAAGGTGGACCCGTAATATCGGGATCATGGCTCATATTGATGCCGGGAAAACTACAACTACCGAAAGGATTCTCTACTACACAGGTCGTAATTATAAAGTGGGCGAAGTTCACGAAGGTAATACTACGATGGACTGGATGGAGCAGGAGCAAGAGCGTGGAATCACGATCACTGCAGCTGCAACAACAACTCAATGGAAAGACTACCGAATCAATATCATCGATACCCCAGGACATGTGGATTTCACAATTGAAGTAGAAAGATCTCTTAGAGTTCTCGATGGTGCTATCGCTGTGTTCGATGCCGTTAACGGTGTTGAGCCACAATCTGAAACTGTTTGGAGACAAGCAGATAAGCATAAAGTTCCAAGAATTTGTTTCGTAAATAAAATGGATAGAGTTGGCGCTGATTACAAAATGTCTTACGAAAGTATCGTTTCAAAATTAGCAGCGAATCCTGTTCCTGTGCAAATGCCATTGGGCGCGGAAGATCAATATAAAGGCGTCATTGATCTTATGAATATGAAAGCGCAAATCTGGCAAGGCGATGGCGTAGATGCAAAATTCTCAGAGCAGCCCATTCCAGAAGATTTAAAAGCGGACGCTACTGAAGCCAGAAATTTCATGATCGAAAAGATCGCAGACCTTGATGATAAATTAATGGAAAAATATTTAGGCGGTGAGGAGCCAACCGTTGCAGAGTTGAAAGCCGTACTTCGAGCAGCAACAATTGCACTCAAAGCTTTTCCTGTGTTCTGTGGATCTGCATTTAAAAATAAAGGCGTTCAATCATTACTCGATGGAGTAATTGATTATCTTCCAAGCCCAATTGAAGTTCCAGACATGGAAGGTATGGACGTAAAAGATCACGACAAAAAAATCCTTTGTAAAACAGACTTCGATGAAGAGCCCGTAGCACTTGCTTTCAAGCTCATGACGGATTCTTACGGAGTACTCACATTCATTCGCGTTTACTCAGGAGTTATTGCGCCAGGAAGTTATTTATTAAATCCAGGTAAAGACAAAAAAGAAAGAATTTCAAACATCGTAAAGATGCACGCCAACTCTCGCGAAGAAGTAAAAGAATTAAAAGCTGGAGACATTGGAGCAGTGCTAGGTCTTAAGTACACTTACACTGGAGACACAATCTGTTCGACAAAGCGTCCGGTGCTTTTAGAAAATATTAAATTCCCAGAGCCAGTGATTTCATCTGCTATCGAAGCAAAATCTATTGAAGATCAGAAAAAACTTGTTGATGCGCTTATAAAGCTTCAGCAAGAAGATCCATCTTTTAGAGTGAGAAATGATGCAGAGACTGGACAACAATTGATTTCAGGAATGGGAGAGCTCCATTTAGAAATTATTGTTGATAGGCTGAAGCGCGAACACAAAGTGAACGTTAATCAAGGTAAGCCTCAAGTTTCATACAGAGAAGCGATCACAAAAGCTGCGACGGCAGAAGGTAAGTTCATTCGCCAATCAGGTGGGCATGGACAATACGGCGATTGCACAATTAAAATTGAACCTCTCGAGCAAGGAAAAGGCTTCATTTTTAAAAACGACATCAAGCAAGGAACGATCCCTGCGGAATTTATTCCGGCTATTGAACAGGGCGTTAGAGAATCCATGGAAAACGGGGTTTTGGCGGGTTATCAGGTCAATGATGTTAAGGTTACATTATTACATGGCAGCTTCCATGAAGTGGATTCTTCAGAAGTGGCCTTCAAAATTGCCGGCAGTATGGCGTTTAAAGAAGCTGCAAGAAACGCCGGACCACAGCTTTTAGAGCCTATTTCCCGCTTAGAAATTATTACTCCGGAAGAGTTTATGGGCTCAATCATCGGTGATTTGAACTCTCGTCGCGGAAAGGTCCATCGCATGGATCCTCGCGGAAATGCTCAGGTTATTAAGGCTGAGGCTCCGTTAGCAACGCTTTTTGGATACGCTACAGACATCAGATCTATGAGCCAAGGGCGCGCGACATTCACCCTAGAGCCAAGCCATTACGCTCCTGTTCCTTCTAAGATTCAGGAAGAGATTTTGACCCGCTTGGGTAGGATTTAA
- the rpsG gene encoding 30S ribosomal protein S7: MSRRKGNYKREVLPDPVFNDVTITKFVNTLMEGGKKTTAQGILYSAFDEIKTKVPAEEPLSVFKKALENVKPSLEVRSRRVGGATYQVPVDVRPNRRLALAMRWIVEYARARGEKSMAARLTGELVDAYNKRGNSIKKREDVHKMADANKAFAHYNW, from the coding sequence ATGTCTCGTCGTAAAGGTAATTATAAAAGAGAAGTTCTCCCAGACCCAGTTTTTAATGATGTTACAATCACTAAATTCGTAAATACACTTATGGAAGGTGGGAAGAAAACTACAGCGCAAGGAATTTTGTATTCTGCATTTGATGAAATCAAAACTAAAGTTCCAGCTGAAGAACCATTAAGTGTTTTCAAGAAAGCTCTTGAGAATGTAAAACCATCTCTTGAAGTTAGATCAAGAAGAGTTGGTGGAGCGACTTACCAAGTTCCAGTAGATGTAAGACCAAACAGACGTCTTGCACTGGCAATGAGATGGATCGTTGAATACGCAAGAGCTCGTGGTGAAAAATCTATGGCTGCAAGATTAACTGGGGAACTAGTTGATGCTTACAACAAGCGTGGAAACTCTATCAAAAAGAGAGAAGACGTTCACAAAATGGCTGATGCAAACAAAGCATTCGCCCACTACAACTGGTAA
- the rpsL gene encoding 30S ribosomal protein S12 translates to MPTINQLIKKERSAQKARSKSPALKQCPQRRGVCTRVYTTTPKKPNSALRKVARVRLSNGYEVTSYIPGVGHNLQEHSVVMIRGGRVKDLPGVRYHIIRGILDTQGVQGRANGRSKYGTKKAKKAV, encoded by the coding sequence ATGCCTACTATTAATCAGTTGATTAAAAAAGAAAGAAGCGCGCAGAAAGCTCGCTCAAAATCACCAGCTTTAAAACAATGCCCACAAAGAAGAGGCGTTTGTACAAGAGTTTATACAACAACTCCTAAGAAGCCAAATTCAGCTTTAAGAAAAGTTGCAAGAGTAAGATTGAGTAATGGTTACGAAGTAACTTCTTATATTCCAGGTGTTGGACACAACCTTCAAGAGCATAGCGTTGTTATGATCAGAGGCGGAAGAGTTAAAGATTTACCAGGTGTTAGATATCACATCATCAGAGGTATTCTAGATACTCAAGGCGTACAAGGTAGAGCAAACGGAAGATCAAAATACGGAACTAAGAAAGCTAAAAAAGCAGTTTAG